The Siansivirga zeaxanthinifaciens CC-SAMT-1 region ATTTTTATGATAAGGATAAAACGGTTCAGGAAAAAGACTTTTCAAACCCTAAATTAAAAAGTAATGAATAACAAAAAAGTCCTTTATAAATAAAGGACTTTTAAGTTAAGAAATCTAATCAAACAAAGATTTCCAAAAACCAATAAACAATCAAAACAAATTTATGGTAGGTTTGGTATAGCTACTTTGTTAATTACGTGAATAACGCCGTTAGCAGCCTGTACATCTACTTTTATAATTCCTAGATCACTGTTTCCTGAACCATCAGTTAGGTTTGCAATATTAGATCCTGTTCCTGGCAAAGTTATTGTTAAGTTATCACCTTGTAAACTAGGTGCTGTAGTATCTCCATTAGGAGTTAAATCTCCAGATGTTACATTTGCTCCAGCTATTACATGATGTTTTAATATTTCTGTCAAGGTACTTTCACCAGGTAGAGTAGCAATTTGAGCGAAGGCAGCATTCGTTGGAGCAAATACAGTAAATGGTGCCGGATCTGTACCGTTTGATGTAGACAATATGCCAGCGAAATCTGTTCCTGGTGTTAATGTTGTTAAAGCTGTTTCTAAAGTTGATAATGTTGGATCTGCTACAGCAAATGTAGCCACAGTTGGTAAACCAATTACAGCATCAACAACGTGAATAATTCCATTTGTAGCCATAATATTTGGTGCAACTACACTAGAAACGCCGTTTATTTTTACACCATCTGTTGTGTCAATAAACATACTTAAATTTAAATCGGTGTCCGCGTAAGTTGCTAATGAATTAACATACATAGTAGACAAATCTGTTGAAGCAAATTTACCAGCTACTACGTGGTTTAATAAAATTTGTTGTAAAACAGGTACTGGTACATCTGTTACAGCATTAAAACCATTGGCTTGTAAAAAGGCATTAAAAGCAGTATCTGTTGGTGCAAAAACAGTAAAACTACCTGGTGAGTTTAAGGTTTCAACTAAACCAGCTCTGTCTAGTGCTAATACAAGTCTGCTTAAGCTTGGAGTTGCAATGGCAATTTCAGCGATTGTTTCTGGTTGTTTAACATCATCATCATTGTCATCACAAGAAAAGAACGTTACCGCTAGGGCTAATAAAAATACTTTACTCAAAAAATTTAATGTTTTCATAATAATTTATTTTGATTTCTAATTGTTTTGTTTAACAAAAAATACAAAAATATTAAACAATTTGATTCTTATTTTGTTTATTTATTCTTATAATAAGATAAACAAAACCTATAGTAAGATTTAAATTACTATTTCCGATAACAAAATTTCAAACTTTTAAATTTATATCTTTGCATAAAAAATTTAACTAATGAAACGAGTAATAATTGGACTGTCGGGAGGTGTAGATTCTAGTGTTGCAGCTTATTTGTTGCAACAACAGGGGTATGAGGTTATTGGTCTGTTTATGAAAAATTGGCACGACGATTCTGTAACGATATCCAACGAATGTCCTTGGCTAGAAGATAGTAATGATGCTATGCTAGTAGCCGAAAAATTAGGTATTCCTTTTCAAACTGTAGATTTAAGTGAACAATATAAAGAACGTATTGTAGATTATATGTTCCATGAGTATGAAAAGGGCAGAACTCCTAATCCCGATGTGCTTTGTAACCGAGAAATTAAGTTCGATGTTTTTATGAATATCGCTATGGAACTTGGAGCCGATTATGTTGCTACGGGTCATTATTGCCGAAAAGGTATCATCGAGAAAGACGGAAAAGAAATTTATCAATTATTAGCTGGTGTTGATGATAATAAAGATCAATCCTATTTTTTATGTCAATTATCACAAGAACAATTAGCAAAATCCCTTTTTCCGATTGGGGAATTAACAAAGCCTGAAGTAAGAGAAATTGCAACACAATTAGATTTAATTACGGCAGAGAAAAAAGATTCTCAAGGTCTTTGTTTTATTGGTAAAGTGAAGCTGCCAGACTTTCTTCAACAACAATTAAAGCCCAAAGAAGGTGTTATTGTTGAAATACCAAACACGCAAGCTGTTTATCAAGAACAGGCACCCGAGTACAAAACAGAAGAAGAGAAACTTCAGTATTTATCCAGAAAAATAGCCTATCAAATTAACCAAGGTAAAATTGTAGGTAAGCATCAAGGGGCTCATTATTTTACCAAGGGGCAACGAAAAGGTTTGGCCGTGGGAGGTACCGTAGAGCCGTTATTTGTTATTGATACCGATGTTGAAGAAAATGTGATTTATACCGGACAAGGAAAAGAACATCCCGGACTTTTAAAGAAAGCCCTTTTTATTACTAATGAAGAATTGCATTGGATACGTGAAGATTTAGCAATTAATGAAGATGAAACCATGAAGGTTATGGCCAGAATTCGCTACAGACAACCATTACAAAAAGCCACATTGCATAAAGTATCGAGTGGTATGTATGTTGAATTTGAAGATTTTCAATCGGCTATTACCGAAGGACAATTTGTTGCTTGGTATCAAAATGAAGAATTAATTGGTTCTGGGGTGATATCTTAAAACTATTTTAAATTTTAAAAGCTATGAAGCATGCATTAACCTTTGTTTTATGTTTACTTTTTCAAATTTTTGTTTTTGGACAAGAAGACGCTTGGGTGTATTTTACAGATAAAGAGAATGTTGCTGTTTCCATAGCCAATCCCGCATCGATTTTATCTCAAAAAGCTATTAACAGAAAGAATGCACATGGCATTGCTATTGATGCCAGAGATGTTCCTGTAAACGAGAACTACATCGCACAGTTAAAATTGGCTACAGGAATTACTATTAAGGCAAAATCGAAATGGTTTAATGCAGTCCACGTTAGAGGTACCGAAACAAATATTAAAAATTTACTTACCACACCTCCCTATGCAGGTTTTATAGATCATATCGATTTTGCTAATAAAAACATCAGTACCAATAAAAGCTTAAAACAAAAGCAGCCTGCGAAGCTAGAAACTATTTTAACCGATTTTAATTATGGAACTGCTTCAAATCAGATTGAGATGTTTCATGGTAACGAGTTACATTTAAATAATTTTACAGGAACAGGTATTACCATTGCTGTTTTAGATGCCGGATTTCCTAATGTTAATACCATGTCGTCATTTGAAAGATTGCGAAACAAAGGGCTTTTGCTAGATGGTTACGATTTTGTAAATAGAGATAACGATGTATATACCAATACTGTAAGTAATCACGGAACTTTAGTTTTAAGTACTATGGCTGGATATATTGAAAATCAATATGTAGGCACAGCTCCTGATGCATCTTATTATTTGTTTATAACAGAAGATAATTTAGATGAAAATCCTGTTGAAGAAAGTTATTGGGTTGAAGCAGCAGAGCGTGCCGATAGTTTAGGTGTCGATATTATAAATACATCTCTTGGTTATACAACCTACAACAATACAAATTACAGTTATACTAATAGTGATATGAATGGTCAAACGGCCTTCATAACAAAAGGTGCTAACATTGCTTTTGAAAAGGGTTTGCTTTTGGTTAATTCTGCGGGGAATGATGGTAACAAAACCTGGCAAATTGTAGGTGCACCAGCCGATTCGCCCAATGTATTATCTATTGGTGCTGTAGATGCCTCGGGTGCCTATGCCGCTTTTAGTTCTAAGGGAAGCACCATACAACCATCACAAAAGCCAGATGTTGTTGCCCAAGGGCAGGGAAGTATTTTGATTACAGAAAATGATGTTATTGCTGCAGCCAGTGGCACCTCTTTTAGTTCTCCAATTTTAGCAGGAGGTATTGCATGTTTGTGGCAAGCTTTACCTAATAAAACAAACCTTGAAATTATGCAGTTGGTAAGAGCATCTGCATCTCAATATACTACACCAGATTATTTTTTAGGCTATGGTATTCCTAATTTATTTGAGGCTTACAGTCAGTTTTTAGCTGTTTCAAGTAACACTGTGGATAATCAAATTAAAATATTTCCTAACCCTGTAACCAATAAGCTTTTTATTTCAATTCCAGAGGAAGCATCACTTTTAAATGTTTTAGTTAGTGACCTTTTAGGAAACCAATTGTTTTCAACTACAATTAGTAAAAAAAATAATGCGATAGATGTTTCAGCACTTTCACAAGGAATTTATATCATTATAATTAATACCCCTAATAAAACTCAAACCTTAAAATTTATAAAACAATAAATGTCTAACAGAATTACGCAGTTATTTGATATTAAACACCCTGTTATACAAGCCGGTATGGTTTGGAATAGTGGTTGGCGATTGGCTTCTGCTGCTAGTAATTCTGGAATTCTGGGACTTATTGGTGCTGGTTCTATGTATCCAGACGTGTTACGTGAACACATTCAAAAATGTAAAAAAGCCACCAATAATTCTTTTGGTGTTAATGTGCCTTTACTGTATCCTAATATAGAAGCCATTATGGATATTATAGCAGAAGAAGGGGTTAATATTGTATTTACCTCGGCAGGAAACCCTAACACATGGACATCTTGGTTAAAATCTCGAGGCATTACTGTAGTTCATGTGGTAAGTAGTTTAAAATTTGCTTTAAAAGCTCAAGAAGCTGGCGTTGATGCTATCGTAGCCGAAGGCTTTGAAGCCGGAGGGCATAATGGTCGCGATGAAACGACAACGTTAACCCTGATACCTATGGTTAAAGAACGTATTTACATTCCTATAATAGCTGCAGGAGGTATTGCAACGGGTCGTGCGATGTTGGCTACCATGATTTTGGGTGCCGATGGCGTGCAAATAGGAAGTAGGTTTGTTGCCAGTGAAGAAAGTTCGGCGCATCAGGCATTTAAAAATATTGTTGTTAATGCTGGTGAGGGCGAAACACAATTAACTTTAAAAGAATTAGCGCCTGTAAGATTAATAAAAAACAAATTTTACCACGATGTGCAGGAGTTATACAAAAAAGGGGCTTCGATACAAGACATGAAAGATTTATTGGGTAGAGGTAGAGCAAAACTTGGGATGTTTGAGGGCGACTTAGACGAAGGCGAATTAGAAATAGGTCAGGTTGCGGGTTTAATTCACGATATAAAACCAGTTTCGCAAATTGTTGAAGACCTATTAAATGAATTTAATACAGCCAAAGCATCAGTAAACCTGCTATAAATTTCTTCATATTCTAGCAATAATACGCTTGAATATTTATTAAAATCAATGCATTAAAATTAATTTTTAATAGTATTGAAAACGTATTTTTGCCCCATGCAATTAAAAAATTACACGAAAGAATTTAAATATAATTGGCAACTGGCAGCTCCTGTAATGTTAGGAATGTTAGGACATACTTTTGTTAGTTTTGTAGATAACATCATGGTGGGCCAATTAGGAACAGCCGAATTGGCAGCAGTTTCCCTAGGAAACAGCTTTATGTTTATTGCCATGTCAATAGGTATTGGTTTTTCTACAGCTTTAACGCCCTTAATTGCAGAATCTGACGCCGAAAATAATTTTGAAAAAGGAAAATCTACTTTTAAACACGGCTTGTTTTTATGCACTGTTTTAGGTGTTTTGCTTTTTTTAGTGCTTCTTTTTGCCAAACCTTTAATGTATTTAATGAAGCAACCCGAAGAAGTTGTTTTATTGGCAATTCCTTATTTAGAATGGGTGGCATTTTCTTTAATTCCGTTAATAATTTTTCAAGGATTTAAGCAATTTAGCGATGGCTTGTCCATGACGCGTTACCCAATGTATGCTACTATAGTGGCTAATATTGTGAATGTTATTTTTAACTACCTTTTAATTTTCGGTAAATTCGGGTTTCCTCAAATGGGCATTGTTGGTGCAGCCTACGGAACTTTAATTTCCAGAATATTTATGGTTTTATATTTGTGGTATTTATTAAAAAATAAAGAGCGCTCTAGAGGGTTTGTTACTAAAATTCAGTTTTTTGTTTTA contains the following coding sequences:
- a CDS encoding fasciclin domain-containing protein; its protein translation is MKTLNFLSKVFLLALAVTFFSCDDNDDDVKQPETIAEIAIATPSLSRLVLALDRAGLVETLNSPGSFTVFAPTDTAFNAFLQANGFNAVTDVPVPVLQQILLNHVVAGKFASTDLSTMYVNSLATYADTDLNLSMFIDTTDGVKINGVSSVVAPNIMATNGIIHVVDAVIGLPTVATFAVADPTLSTLETALTTLTPGTDFAGILSTSNGTDPAPFTVFAPTNAAFAQIATLPGESTLTEILKHHVIAGANVTSGDLTPNGDTTAPSLQGDNLTITLPGTGSNIANLTDGSGNSDLGIIKVDVQAANGVIHVINKVAIPNLP
- a CDS encoding NAD(P)H-dependent flavin oxidoreductase — encoded protein: MSNRITQLFDIKHPVIQAGMVWNSGWRLASAASNSGILGLIGAGSMYPDVLREHIQKCKKATNNSFGVNVPLLYPNIEAIMDIIAEEGVNIVFTSAGNPNTWTSWLKSRGITVVHVVSSLKFALKAQEAGVDAIVAEGFEAGGHNGRDETTTLTLIPMVKERIYIPIIAAGGIATGRAMLATMILGADGVQIGSRFVASEESSAHQAFKNIVVNAGEGETQLTLKELAPVRLIKNKFYHDVQELYKKGASIQDMKDLLGRGRAKLGMFEGDLDEGELEIGQVAGLIHDIKPVSQIVEDLLNEFNTAKASVNLL
- a CDS encoding S8 family serine peptidase, with the translated sequence MKHALTFVLCLLFQIFVFGQEDAWVYFTDKENVAVSIANPASILSQKAINRKNAHGIAIDARDVPVNENYIAQLKLATGITIKAKSKWFNAVHVRGTETNIKNLLTTPPYAGFIDHIDFANKNISTNKSLKQKQPAKLETILTDFNYGTASNQIEMFHGNELHLNNFTGTGITIAVLDAGFPNVNTMSSFERLRNKGLLLDGYDFVNRDNDVYTNTVSNHGTLVLSTMAGYIENQYVGTAPDASYYLFITEDNLDENPVEESYWVEAAERADSLGVDIINTSLGYTTYNNTNYSYTNSDMNGQTAFITKGANIAFEKGLLLVNSAGNDGNKTWQIVGAPADSPNVLSIGAVDASGAYAAFSSKGSTIQPSQKPDVVAQGQGSILITENDVIAAASGTSFSSPILAGGIACLWQALPNKTNLEIMQLVRASASQYTTPDYFLGYGIPNLFEAYSQFLAVSSNTVDNQIKIFPNPVTNKLFISIPEEASLLNVLVSDLLGNQLFSTTISKKNNAIDVSALSQGIYIIIINTPNKTQTLKFIKQ
- the mnmA gene encoding tRNA 2-thiouridine(34) synthase MnmA, producing the protein MKRVIIGLSGGVDSSVAAYLLQQQGYEVIGLFMKNWHDDSVTISNECPWLEDSNDAMLVAEKLGIPFQTVDLSEQYKERIVDYMFHEYEKGRTPNPDVLCNREIKFDVFMNIAMELGADYVATGHYCRKGIIEKDGKEIYQLLAGVDDNKDQSYFLCQLSQEQLAKSLFPIGELTKPEVREIATQLDLITAEKKDSQGLCFIGKVKLPDFLQQQLKPKEGVIVEIPNTQAVYQEQAPEYKTEEEKLQYLSRKIAYQINQGKIVGKHQGAHYFTKGQRKGLAVGGTVEPLFVIDTDVEENVIYTGQGKEHPGLLKKALFITNEELHWIREDLAINEDETMKVMARIRYRQPLQKATLHKVSSGMYVEFEDFQSAITEGQFVAWYQNEELIGSGVIS
- a CDS encoding MATE family efflux transporter; protein product: MQLKNYTKEFKYNWQLAAPVMLGMLGHTFVSFVDNIMVGQLGTAELAAVSLGNSFMFIAMSIGIGFSTALTPLIAESDAENNFEKGKSTFKHGLFLCTVLGVLLFLVLLFAKPLMYLMKQPEEVVLLAIPYLEWVAFSLIPLIIFQGFKQFSDGLSMTRYPMYATIVANIVNVIFNYLLIFGKFGFPQMGIVGAAYGTLISRIFMVLYLWYLLKNKERSRGFVTKIQFFVLNKLILKKIINLGAPSAMQMFFEVAIFTAAIWLSGLLGKNPQAANQVALNLSSMTFMVATGLSVAAMIRVGNQKGLQNFIDLRRIAFSIFLLGIIFACCFATMFFLLHNHLPKLYVDFDDLNNLADNTEVVAIAANLLVVAAIFQISDSIQVIVLGALRGLQDVKIPTIITFISYWLVGFPVSWFLGKETAYGSLGIWLGLLVGLTTAAILLYIRFNYLTKKLILQKEN